TTGGCACCTATGGCCCTCTGGTCGCTGCTAAAGGCAAAATCGCCGGTATTCAGCGCATTTATTGAAAAAGCATCAAAAGCCGCGCTGTCGCCCTGTATCATTACAGCTTTAACACCTGCCTTACTGTTAATCACTACATAATCCGAAAAAAAATACGCACCAAACGATTGCGTCCCCTGAAACACCTCATTGGTAAACGTGGTAAAGTTCATGTCCCACTTGTCTTTTTCCGGCTCGGCATGTACCGTAGCCCCGGTGGTAAGGCTAAAGAAAATATGGTTATAAGCGGCATTTTTTGTGATGCTTACTTCTGTCGCAGTACTGGCTTCAAGGTCGGCATACTGTAGCTTGTAGCCGCTGCCGTCTTTCCATACTTTTACTTTTTTCCAGCCCCTTGGGTCGCCCGCCACGTTCGATACGCCAGGATCCGGCATGGTGGTTGGTACCTGGCTGCCCAGGTTTACAAGGTATACCTTGGCCGCAGCCTCACTCGTTGCAAGGTTGCCAAAAGCCGTTTGCGCAAGCTGCCCGTTGGGGTGGTCGATATAGTTCATGTTCGTTGCATCAAAAGTCCCTACAGCTACCGATGAATCTTCCTCCTGTGGCAGGCTGATATCGGTTGTTTCAAGCGGTTTTACAGCCATTTTCATCGACCCGTTTAT
Above is a genomic segment from Flavobacterium album containing:
- a CDS encoding HmuY family protein gives rise to the protein MKKLFILPLAFLVLISCGDDDSNIAPIEQISGGTIFGTAEHPLNIGGPNQPNQVYIDLSSEETKEVARNSWDLGFYCGDDFRVVINGSMKMAVKPLETTDISLPQEEDSSVAVGTFDATNMNYIDHPNGQLAQTAFGNLATSEAAAKVYLVNLGSQVPTTMPDPGVSNVAGDPRGWKKVKVWKDGSGYKLQYADLEASTATEVSITKNAAYNHIFFSLTTGATVHAEPEKDKWDMNFTTFTNEVFQGTQSFGAYFFSDYVVINSKAGVKAVMIQGDSAAFDAFSINALNTGDFAFSSDQRAIGANWRNVLPVQVYNDVFFVLQDSDGNYYKIKFLSMLSADGHRGFPVFRYALLQ